The following DNA comes from Seriola aureovittata isolate HTS-2021-v1 ecotype China chromosome 15, ASM2101889v1, whole genome shotgun sequence.
CTCCACAtcattacaaaaacacagacatgaaacacgTCATTATCACTAATGTCCACCCAGATTAAACCTCTGGAAATCCACTGATAGCGGCCTGTACGTACCAGGAAATAGCTGACTCAGTTAATTATTAATGATTTTCCAAACTGCCCACAAACCTGCTCCCTATCACCAGCCCATCTTCACTCACACTTGTTTGCCTTTCGGACTGATTCCTCAGTTAACCCCTTTTTTGTCTGACACAGGAAGTAAACTACTGTTGACAGACcttgatgatgtttgtttgttcaacTGGACTGTGTTTGCTTTAGGGAGAAATTCACAGCACAAGGACGTGTCTGGAGCAATGTCCACAGAGACTCTGAGGGCTGTTTCACAGTTAAATATATTGTCTCCTGAATATGACAGAGTTAGAAATCTCTGAtgtgaaatgaacagaaacgTGATTTTTAgcagatcattttattttcatgtaggATCCAATCGATCAGAGTGAAAAGCTGTTTGATTAACAGATGTTCAGGGTCAGGAAATATCTGATTGTGCTTGTTGAACTAAGcagctgctttgaaaaatgCGTGCACGTCCCTGACATCCATCTACACgcctcttttttctctgctaCATAAAGATCACGCAGGTTCGCAGAAGACAGAGTTGGACTGTGTGAACGTCCAGTGTGAGAATGAagatctctgtgtgtttcctgccgttgctgctgctctgctccgtCTCCACGGGTGAGCATGACACGGACGCGCAGGACGTCCACACTGTGCTGAGAGAGATGACCGCCTCATTGGCTCAACTGAAGGTGGAGATGACGTCCGTACAGAAAGAGAATCAAGGTGGAGTATCGTGTCAGGTAGTGATGTAGCGGCACCAGGAAAACTTCACTAGGAGCCACTGTTACAAAAATATCTCATGGCGTAATAGACGTACTGTTATCAAACCATTGATGATGATATGAAACGAATTGCTGATTTTGCAATCAGAGCTTTTACTGAGCTGACACTTCACTGAGCCAAAGTCTAAACAAAGGTTTTAGGTTTACTTGattaatacaaaatgtaaagtTCCTTACAAATGTATGCACATATATATCCCTATCTAGAAGACCTCGACATGCATagcccccacccaccaccatcaCAAATCTTCCCCCACCTGCCAAACCCCACTTTACCCCCACGGTTATCTGTGCTCTTTTGTCAGCATATGCAGCAAGGCTCAAAGACCTGGAGAGGCAGGAGACTGTGGTGGAGAGGCACGAGGCTGAGATCAACAAACTGAAGCAAAATCTGGAAGGTATGTCAGCATCATTGTTAGTCTTATCTTTTAGTTAGAAAATAACTTAGAAGTCATTGTTTCATAATAATAAAGCTATTATCTGGTGCTGAGAACGTCCAAAGTCCCACAATCCCACCCCTGATTCTGACCCTGAGTGACCTCCTAGCTTGAAAAGATGTGCTGGCGTTGCGGATTCACTCGACactttctggtttctggtcGAGTTTTACACGTCCGTTTTTTCTACAACTAGCCGAGCAAGTGGTTAGTAGAGGAAAGAAGTGATGTAGCTGCTACAGCGAGTGGTGAGCGCCCTCTGTTGGCCAGAACAAACACAACGCCCCGTCTGAACATCTGCCCCTCTGCTGCCCGGTCCAAGCCAGGCCGCCGTGTTTAACTGTCAAGCAATgctttcactgaaaataaatgttccTGCCGTCACACCACTGTATTTGATTTTTGGAGAAGGTGAGACTCAAAATAAGCAATTTAGAAGATAGTAACACCAAAGACAGTTTAAGATAATgacacatctctctctcagcccAACAGGTGGCTTTCTCAGCCTCTCTGGTGGCTGAAGGTGACGCGACGATCGGACCCTTCGACAAACACACAACTCTGATCTTCAAACACGTCATGACCAACATTGGAAGTGGCTACGATCCAAACACAGGTACTGACCTCTGAAACATTAACAGTAAATGTTCCTTTCCTGCTTTGTTCACGTCACTGTGATTGACAGATGTGGCAACAGTTGACTGACAGAAACACCTGTCCCACAGGTGTGTTCACTGCACCGGTGAGAGGAGCTTACCACTTTCAGTGGTACATAGGTGCGCATGGATCCAATACAGCTGCCGTGTTGGTCAAGAACACAAACCACATTTTTGCAGCACATGAGCAGCAGGGATCCGGTTTCGGGAGTTCTTCTCAAGGCGCTGATCTTCTTCTGGAGGCTGGAGATGTCGTGTTTGTGCGTTTGTGGGTGAACAGTAAGACATATGACAATACCAATCGCCATACCACCTTCAGTGGTCACCTGCTTTTCACCATGTGAGAGGGAAAcactccctccttttcttcacTATATGgaaatgaagatgtttttcatcCGGCTCTGCTCGATGACGGACAACAGTGTTTCTACTGcgtccttcctcctcttctcaaaGTTTGAGGAGATTCATTGTTCTGATTCTGTCGTTTGAATTAAAGCACAAACATATTATTGCAATATTATCTGttggttgtttatttattatttttgtttcaaatttaaattacattataaaCAAATTCAATTGCGCTGTCACAGTCATGGGAGTAAGAAACAGAAGGTTGGAAAGATGCAGTGAGAGGACTGGACCTTTTTGTGCTGCTCCGACATCTGTCAGCTGTTTCATGAGGCAAGATCAGCAGTTAAACCAGGTTTACTTCTGTTAGTCGGgctcattcattttcataaagTTGGTTTAAATAAGTCTGAGCTGATCCTGGACAGTTCCTCTGAAGGTGACGGTTACCAACTGTTAGATGCCCCTTCAGCCCTGAGGTCAGTGGTAATTAAATCCTTTAATTAAATCCATATAAACATGAATTCGAACCAATGACATGTTTGAAAAGTGCGTTACTAAAATTGGGTcaaatatgatgaatttttcatGTGGTTTATACCTGTGATTGATCTCAATGGTGTTTTTCATGCAGCACCACCACTATCGAGTCCCAAATAAAGCCCCATTCAGACAGGATGAGCCtcgggggaggagggggataATATCTTCAGACGTTTAACTTATTGTTCTGGGTGATAGTTTAACCACAGGAGATGGTCTACAATACGCTGTACTGACCCAACCCTCCTCAGAGCGGCACTACAGAGCTGAAGGGAAGTCGAAGATACTTAACTGCGTCCCGGTTCAGGGGACCAGGGGCACGAAGGTGTGGCCCTCCGTCGCAGATTGAGAAGGCCAAGCCGACATGAGATGTTCTGGTCTACAAACGACTCTCGCTGTGAATCACCAGCTGTGCCGAACTTACTGTTGCGTCGCAGAGCGCGAGCGTCTACCCCCACCTGAAGATGCTTATTACACTTTTATCCATGTTAACAGTGAACGCCAGATGCAAACCGTCGCCCATCAGGCCACAAGCAGCAACAGTTATCCACtgcatcacttcctctttaaaagcaaaaacacaagaatGTTTGCTTTTAGCAGCAATGCTTcgtttttattctgaaaagttctgacaggaagttccaAAGGTTCTGTTGCTTGCTGGACAGACCTGATGtgtgatattaaaaaaataacacaattcAGTAAATCAGTCAAACGAATGTGTGACTGGGCCACAGACCCTCACATGAGCAGTAACAAAGTAAATTCcagttgcatttttatcaatcaatttctTAAATGATCCTTTGCTCATGGTCCTGCCAGCGATCTAACGCATTAGGAAACAACTGGCCCGAGGCCGAACTTACTCGCTGACCCCTGCTTTGGACTGTGTTTTGCAGTTACCGGATTTGTTTGCCTTTCGGACTGATTCCTCAGTTAACCCCTTTTTTGTCTGGCGCAGGAAGTAAACTACTGTTGACAGACcttgatgatgtttgtttgttgaactGGACTGTGTTTGCTTTAGGGTTCCTGCCTGTCTCCAGACGTTACATATCCAGTCCGTCAAACCTGACTCAGAAGAGAACAGCAGAACCTACCTGCAGCCGACATTACAACAGCCCATTGGACAAAATACAGCGTCTCACTCCTGATGGCTTTCATTCCTTGTTTggttccaaaataaaactatagTTTATGTTGGTGTCGATCGATCAGACACAATCAATGACGGCCTGAAAAGCAGCTCGGCACAGGGACGTGTCTGGAGCAATGTCCACAGAGACTCTGAGGGCTGTTTCACAGTTAAATATATTGTCTCCTGAATATAACAGAGTTAGAAATCTCTGAtgtgaaatgaacagaaacatgtGATTTTTAgcagatcattttattttcatgtaggATCCAATCGATCAGAGTGAAAAGCTGTTTGATTAACAGATGTTCAGGGTCAGGAAATATCTGATTGTGCTTGTTGAACTAAGCAGCTGCTTCGAAAAATGCGTGCACGTCCCTGACATCCATCTACACgcctcttttttctctgctaCATAAAGATCACGCAGGTTCGCAGAAGACAGAGTTGGACTGTGTGAGCGTCCAGTGTGAGAATGAagatctctgtgtgtttcctgccgttgctgctgctctgctccgtCTCCACGGGTCAGCATGACACCGCTTCACTGAACGCCAACGCTCTGCTGAAAGAGCTGATTCTCTCCGTGGACCAACTGCAGAAGGACATGGCGTCCTTACAAAACAAGGTTCAAGGTAGAGTATTATATCAGGTAGCGATGTTCAGGAACATGCAGCGTGATGGATGTAAgaggtgaaaacaacatgtttacTGACTTTAATTTTACAAACATAGTCGATTAATTTCCAAAATCATAGTTGGTGCAGAGAAATCGCTCTCAGAGTTACTTCTGCTGTTTCCAGATATTCTGAAAGATATTTTCTGGTGCTGAAACCAAACACTTGGAGAACGTGAGATTTACAGcaagatatttaatttttacaaaACGTAGTCACTCACAGCGCCCCCCTGTGGCCAAACACTTTAACGTCTTTGAAGATGCTGCACTCACACAAGCTCCTGTGCTGATAAGAGTATTTCttacacagtgattttaaaTTATATCTGTACTGTAGCACCACCTACTGGTGAAAGGCCATTATCTTTGCTCAGTTATGAATATTTCTGGTTACTCAGTCAATGGGGAATGTACCAAGAATGATTCTGCACAAATCAGAACTGGATGTTTTTAAATGGGAACAGTAGATCATTAGTGAAACTAATCTAGGAATAACTATTTTAGTTGCTATCTGACTTAATGAGTTAATGGGGCTGTTTGCAACCACAGCAGTTTTCATAGATAGTACAGAAACACatagaaaaatgaaatcattgTTATATCCATGGACagttttaaataatgaaataactcTCTCTCAGCCCAACAGGTGGTTTTCTCAGCCTCTCTGTTGTCTGATGGCTTGAAGGCCATCGGACCCttcaacaaacacactgctctGGTCTTCAAACATGTCTTGACAAACATGGGAAGTGCCTACGATCCGACCACAGGTACTGACCTCTGAAATATTAACGTGATAGTTCAGGTCATTTGACGTGGGGTAGATTCAGATCAGGGCGCTCCCGGCTCCCAGCAGCAGGAGCTCCGGCACAGAAGCTGAACAATGTGTTGTTGTGGACGGGGTCGTCCGCAAGTACGTGTTTTAGCCTTAACCTCTCCTGCTATGTTGAAGTCATTGTGATTGACAGATGTGGCAACAGTTGAGTGACAGAAACACCTGTCCCACAGGTGTGTTCACTGCACCGCTGACAGGAGT
Coding sequences within:
- the LOC130183008 gene encoding complement C1q-like protein 2, which encodes MKISVCFLPLLLLCSVSTGEHDTDAQDVHTVLREMTASLAQLKVEMTSVQKENQAYAARLKDLERQETVVERHEAEINKLKQNLEAQQVAFSASLVAEGDATIGPFDKHTTLIFKHVMTNIGSGYDPNTGVFTAPVRGAYHFQWYIGAHGSNTAAVLVKNTNHIFAAHEQQGSGFGSSSQGADLLLEAGDVVFVRLWVNSKTYDNTNRHTTFSGHLLFTM